The region ggaaacccacgcagaaccggggagaatgtacaagctccacacaaacagtgacccaagccaggaatcgaacccgggtcttggcgctgtgaagcagcattgctaaccacagtgccaccgtggttGGAGTAtatgagtagggaagtcttgctgcaactgtacaaggtactgacgAGACCATATCTAGaggactgtgagcagttttggtctccttatttaaggaaaaatattatttcattggaggcagttcacagTAGATTCACTTGGATTATCCCCGTtatggagggattgttttatgaggaaagtttaaacaggttgggcctctcctcattagaatttagaagaatgagaggtgatctcattgaagcatgtCGGATTCTTAAGGGAGTTGACAAGGTAAATGCTgagcggatgtttcctctcatgggagagtctgggaccagagggcacagtctcagaataaaaggtgccaatttaagactgagatcaggagcaatttcttctcccagagggttgagaatctttgcaactccttgccacagagagctgtgggggcaaagcccttgtgtatatttttgaacagtaaggaaatcaagagttacgggaaaagggcaagaaagtggacatgagacatgtcagatcagccatgatcctattgaatgggtgacattcaatcccttccctgcaggacatcagtgaatcacttgggtttttatgacactccagaattttcatggtcactttttcccgGTGCCGgtcccacaaattaccagattcattcagctcaatttcacaacctgcctttgtgtttttgtgggttctctctcacttttttttcttttaaattcagtgtcacagagttttagaagaggaggatttgcagtcaggaatcttcgaacaaacatcacatcaggatctgacggAGCTGCCCAGTTAACGGTAACTTGATTATCATTCGGATTTTAAACATTGAAGGAAAAAGCATTGTTCACAGTAGATGAAACTGTTCTCTGTGTGGACGCGGCTTCAGTTGACCATCTGGCCTCAGGAGCTACAAATATAAACATCCTGGGGAGGAACCATGGAAGAGTGAGGACAGTGATGAGGGATTCAGTTACCCgtctgagctggaagctcatcgggtaccggggagaggccgttcaccggcTCTGTGTATTGGACTGATTTCACTCCATCAGCCAACCTGTTGGCTCACTGACATATTCACACTGGGGGGAGATTGTTCAAATGCTCCAGAGatggaaagggattcattcagtcatcccaccataTGACACACAAACGTGTTTGCACTCTGGAGTGATTTTGTTAATTACCCAGATTACGAGAAGAGCTGTAAAAGTTCCAGGGAAGTGATATCCTATCAACGTgtccacactgacgagagaccgttcaggtgctctcactttgGGACTGAGTTCAGGCGATTATCCCACCTCACAGTgcgccagcaaattcacactggggagaggttatTCCTCTGCTCTGACTCAGTTGAAAAAAATTACAAGTAAATCACTATTTGCTATAGACCAAAGAAAGATACTTTATTAGAAGAGTAAGGGTCACAAGGTAAAACAAGCCAAGTTCCAGAATATTAAACATCCAGCCCAGTTACAGAGATTGTAAACATCAACTGAAACAAACCCAAACTATCAGAATGAACAGAGTTCAGTCTTGGGTGTCAttaacagcagcaacagcagcagaatccaatcccagtaatcactgctgaactcgccggtgtgtcagCCAATTAGATGATCGATTGTATCCTTCTCACATGTGGAACAGGAgtctggtctctccccagtgtgaactcgctggtgtgtccgcaggttggatgaattactgaatcctttcccacactgagagcaggtgaatagtctctctccggtgtgaactcgctgatgtatctgcaggtgggatgactgagtgaatgttttcccacaataggagcaggtgaatggtctctccccagtgtgcaatcgttggtgtctctgcagatttgATGCATAAGGAAAatgcttcccacactcagagcagatgaacggcctctccccagtgtgaactcgctgatgtatcagcagataggatgaatcagtgaatcccttcccacactcggagcagctgaacggtctctccctggtgtgaatttgctggtgtctctgcaggttggatgaattactgaatcctttcccacactcagagcagatgaatggcctctccccggtgtgaactcgctcgtgtgtctgcaggtgggataactgagtgaatcccttcccacactctgaacacGTGAAccatttctccccggtgtgaactcgctggtgcatcagcaagttggatgattcactgaatcccttcccacaatcggagcaggtgaatggcttctccccgctgtgaactcgcttgtgtgtctgcaggtgggatgaacttgtgaatcctttcccgcactcggggcaggtgaatggccactcccctgtgtgaactcgtttgtgtgtctgcagggaggatgaatgagcaaatcccttcccacactccaaacaaatgaacggcctctccccagtgtgattacatcgatgagtttccagttggTGTGagaaattgaatcctttaccacagtctccacatttccacggcttctccatggtgctggtgtccatgTGTCTCTCCCAGTTTGACAGTCagctgaagcctcatccacaacaAAACACCCGAACGGTCTCACCCCAATGTGACTGGTGCTGTCTTTTCAAGCTGTGTTGGAGTttttttccacagtcagttcactggaacgctCTCACTCCGATCTATGTGCGTCCATGCTTTTCCAATCACATTTATGGTTGAAATCTCTTGAAGCAgaagaacagacaaatatttctctttgTAGATTCCAAAGGCTGATGTTGTCCAGGTCCCGATGAATGGAGTTAATCTGTCAGATCACCATGAGTATttgttttgagatttctgtctggaaatcctcttctgatatcctgtaacacGAATTTCCAAAATTCATCACTGTCAGTGCAACTTAGAAATTCAGAAAAGACAATTCCAGTTTTTATAGAAAATTCTTTACTTTTCCCCACTATTCTTACCCTGCTGTATCCCACTatacaccctcccaattctcctaaaGGTGCCAATTCATGTTGGTTAACCAATCTATGCTCATCACTTCCTGTTCAAATGTGTGTAATATGCAGCACTCATTACTTGGTTGGAGATATAGTGGGGTCAGCGAGTGATCATGATCTGGAATTGGATGCCCACGGATCTGGTGGCAATGAAAGCAATTAAAGATTTCAAACTGAAATTGGAGgcacacttgaaggaaataatctTGCAGGAGAATGAGTAGATGGAGGGGCAATGggtctgactggattgctctacagagagttgACATCGACTCCTTCTCTATCGGAATAACGATGCCTGGAAATATATTAACATAGTTACAAtgttctcatagaaaccctacagtgcagaaagaggccattcagcccatcaagtctgcaccgaccacaatcccacccaggccctaacctcatatccctacatatttacccactgatccctctaacctacacatctcaggacactaaggggcaattttagcacggccaatcaacctaacccgcacatctttggactgtgggaggaaaccggagcacccggaggaaatccatgcagacactgggagaatgtgcaaactcaacacacacactgacccaaggccagaattgaacccaggtccctggagctgtgaagcagcagtgctaaccactgtgctaccgtgccgccccattctatTACAAgactagaattatagaatccctacagtgcagaaggaggcaattcagcccatccagtctgcactgaccacaatcccacccaggcccgattccgtAACCCCACTTAATGACCCTGCTATTCCCATAGTCACCAGGGTCaattttaccacggccaatcaacctaacccgcacatcattggacgaaCCTGTATTAGAGATATTAAAAAGGCACAGCACCATGTGTTTGACACAAAGCCAATTTATTTGACTATTATCCACAATATTAACACCTATAAATGGACTGTTGTTTATTAACAGCAATGGAAACAGACCCATTCGAACATAATAattaggaacagggggaggccactcggcccctcgagcctgttccgccattcaataagatcatggctgatctgattgtaacctcaacccaacATTCCTGCCCACTACCCTCACCAATAATCTTCCATCTCCTTGTTAATCAGGAGACTATCTTGCTCTGTCTTCAAAATATTCCAAGATTCTGCTtcctctgccttttgaggaagagttccaaagatccatgatcctctgagagaaaacacttctccccacctctgtcttaaacacatttttaaacagtgtctccttgttcaaaattctcctgcaagaaaaaaaaaatcatcctttccacatcaaccCAGTCAATAGCCCTCAGAAACttaaaaggtttcaatcaaggcccctcttactcttctaaactccagtggatacaagcctagactctccaatctttcctcataagacaacctgcctatttctggtattagtctggtagacattctctgaactgcttccaatgcatttacatctttccttaaatgaggAGTTCAATACTTtaacaacactccagatgtggtctcaccagtgtcctgtatgACTGAAACATAAACTCACTCCTTTTGTAACCAAtttcctcacaataaacaatgacattctattaactttcctgattacttgctgtacctgcattccagccttttgtgattcatgcactaggacacctctgaatctcagagctctgcaacctctcaccatttaacgttttttaaaaatttggcagGAATTCCTGCCAAAATTGATAATTCCACATTTGcccatgttatactccatttgccaaatctttgcccactagCTGAACTTATCTACATCCCTTTGTggcctccttacatcctcttcacacttacttttctacctttgtgtcctcagcaaatttagcgaccatgcttgcatccaagtcatttatataagttGTTAAAAGTAGAGGTCCCAGTTCTGATCGctttggcacaccactcgtcacatcctgccaaccagataaAGATCCATGTGTGCCAACTCTGTTTCCCGTTAGCTTGCCAATCTTCTTTCCATGCCATATTACCCCCACACAGAGATTCTATTTTCCACATTAAGCTTTGATGTGGCAgcttatcaaatgcattttggaaatctaagtacagtacattcacCTTTGCTGCCCCATTATCCAATATATAAAGTCACCATCTCCCAGATGTCcccttgagagggagagctgactggtggtcacttaacctgaggatcataaattcataagatataggagcagaattagaccattcggccaatcgagtctgttccaccattcgatcatggctgataacctcctcatccccattttcctgccttctccccataacccttcaacccattaccaattaaaaatctgtccaactcctcctcaaatttactcactgtcccagcatccaccaccctttgggacagcgaattccacagattcataaccctttgggagaagcagtttctcctcaactctgttttaactttgctgccccttatcctaaggctatgacctctcatcctagaatgccccagaagaggaagcatccgttccacgtctgctttatccacacctttcatcatcttggatcaccacacctcaggtgaggggcaagattgaggagacggcaccttcatgaataaccttggttggcacgagaattgaacctgtgctgttggtgtcgctgtgcatcacaaaccagccacccgGCCAACTGAGCGAACCGACCCCCTTTATCCAAAGtatatgtgactccttcaaagaactccaataaataggttgaatatgatttccctttctcaaaccgtgctgactctctctggTTGTCTGAATTTTTCTCATTCTCATGATATCTTTAATAAAGCTTTAATATTTTCCCTACATCAGGTTTTATATTAAGTGGTCTTTAGTTtcctttttgcctccctcctttttttgaataaaggagttacatttgctactttgcaATCTACTGGAATCTTCCTCAAATCTCGCGACTTTTAGATAATTAAAATGGTGctatttccttccatgttcaaaattctctgctgTTCAGGTTACAATACATTGTGCAATTCCATCCAATCCTGATCTGATGTTTTGTGCAAGtttcctgaccccaaatcctcccCTTCCAAGACCAATTATATCAACACCTATAACAGAGCTGGAGTCActtttcaattcagcagaaacagacccaaagGTACATGATTCAGTCTGAACACgaaaacagcaaaatccaatcacaatagttacttgtgaactcgctggtgtctcagcagattggatgactgactgaatccctttccacacttggaacaagtgaacggcttctccccggtgtgaattcgctggtgtgtcagcaaagtggatgagtgagcaaatccattcccacactgggagcaggtgaagggtctctccccagtgtgagtgcgctggtgtacagtgagttgagatgattgcttgaacccagtcccacagtgagagcacctgaatggtttctcatcagtgtgaacacgttgatggtaaTGCAGATTTACAGAATTTTTAAAGcatttcccacagtctggacatttaaaaggtctctcatcagtgtgaatccgctggtgtgtgAAGAGGGTGGCTGACTgagcaaatctcttcccacactgggagcaagtgaatggcctctccccagtgtgaattcgctggtgtaatgCGAGGTtggaagactgagtgaatcccttcccacacacagagcaggtgaacggcctttccccagtgtggattcgctgatgtttcagcagatgggatgaggcactgattcctttcccacactgggagcagttgaatggtctctcttcagtgtgagttctctggtgtatatgtaagctgtttgactgagtgaatcccctcccacactgggagcaggtgaatggtctctccccactgtgactgcGCCAATGAATCTCCAGCTGGGAAGGGtaatcgaatcccttcccacagtccccacatttccacagcttctccccgttgcgactgcaattatgttccgaaaggctggatgattggttgaagtcttgtccacacacagaacacgtgtacagtttctcttcactgtgaacggtgctatttccttccatgttcaaaacacaatgatattcaggttacaacaAATTGGCTAACTCCATCAGGTTTTGATATaatatttggtttcagtttcccaactgcaaatcctcctcttctaaaccctgtgaaattgatttaaaacagaaaaaaggaagtgagagagaacccacaaaaacacaaaggcagtttgtgaaattgagctgaatgaatctggtcatttgtggggctGGCACTCGGAAAAAGTGATCATGAAAattgctggattgtcataaaaacccagcgggttcactgatatccttcagggcaggaaatctgccacccagtctggacacaagactctggacactgagagaagacagagagaagtCGGAGAGGtcagggtgaaggagagggattttgTACATTGACAACTCAATTAGAACTTTGACAGAAAGTTTCCCAAAATCTCAACCTCCACCCACCTAGAAGGACCAGGGTAGCAACtagatgggaacaccatcaccttcaagttcctctccaactcacacaccaacctgacttgtctgacatccagtactaaaAGAACAGAAATTTTTTTCATATAAACACTGGGAAGACTgtacccattgtcttcagtccccactacaaactccactccctcgccagcaactctctccctcttcctggcaactgtctgaggctgaagcaaactgttcacaaccatggtaaaatatttcaccccaagttgagcttccagccacattgccacatcatcatcaagaccgcctatttccacctcagtgccATTGATCAACTCTACTCCAGTCTCAGCTCCTTTGGAACTCTcatccattccattgtgatgtgaaacacaggggaatggggatacagagagggaatgggactgactgaattgctccacagagagttggcatggatctgagttgccaaatggattccttctgtgttgtaatgttTCCATCACTGGAAATAGATAATGTTGATACACTGCTATATATTTTAAGACAAGAAATAGGAATTGGAAATAACATAGTATATACCATGTAACTACATTAAACATATCTCTCTCCCATACAAATTTACTGTTCATTAAAATGTTAGCCCTCTCCTGAGAAAACTCCCCCTTGAATTATGAACATTGGGTAAGAGGCCATCCTATTAGCCAGATATATAAACATGTCAAAGTGAGGGAGctgaaggatgtcaatgtctttgagagagaaagaaaaagatacctgggcctagtcctgctcctaattccg is a window of Mustelus asterias unplaced genomic scaffold, sMusAst1.hap1.1 HAP1_SCAFFOLD_1290, whole genome shotgun sequence DNA encoding:
- the LOC144488104 gene encoding uncharacterized protein LOC144488104; translation: MEGNSTVHSEEKLYTCSVCGQDFNQSSSLSEHNCSRNGEKLWKCGDCGKGFDYPSQLEIHWRSHSGERPFTCSQCGRGFTQSNSLHIHQRTHTEERPFNCSQCGKGISASSHLLKHQRIHTGERPFTCSVCGKGFTQSSNLALHQRIHTGERPFTCSQCGKRFAQSATLFTHQRIHTDERPFKCPDCGKCFKNSVNLHYHQRVHTDEKPFRCSHCGTGFKQSSQLTVHQRTHTGERPFTCSQCGNGFAHSSTLLTHQRIHTGEKPFTCSKCGKGFSQSSNLLRHQRTHKRVHTGEWPFTCPECGKGFTSSSHLQTHKRVHSGEKPFTCSDCGKGFSESSNLLMHQRVHTGEKWFTCSECGKGFTQLSHLQTHERVHTGERPFICSECGKGFSNSSNLQRHQQIHTRERPFSCSECGKGFTDSSYLLIHQRVHTGERPFTCSQCGEGFSHLSSLRTHQRVHTGERPFTCPQCGKGFTCSSSLQSHRRVHTGERPFTCPQCGKGFTQSFNLRAHQRVHTGERPFTCSQCGKGFTQSSHLRIHHRVHTGERPFTCSQCGNGFTQSSHLQTHQRVHTGERPFTCSQCGEGFSRSSHLQTHQRVHTGERPFTCSQCGEGFTQSSQLQIHQRVHTGERPFTCSQCGKGFTQSSSLLTHQRVHTGEKPFTCSQCAKGFTRSSHLQIHQRVHTGERPFSCSVCEKRFSLSSALLRHQQVHE